Genomic DNA from Prevotella intermedia ATCC 25611 = DSM 20706:
AACCTAATACATTAGGCATAAAACGGAGTGTTGATGCAATCTCCGAATTCATATTGGCTTGTACAAGCACATAACCAGGAAGACTTAACTTCTCGGTAACAACACGCTTGCCATTACGCAAAGATGCGTGACTTTCGGTAGGTAACAAAACCTCGAAAACACGCTCTGCCAACTTCGCATTCTGTCGTAATTCTGCATCGATGTATTCTTTCACCTTTGCTTCCTTACCACTGATGGCACGAAGTACATACCATTTCTTTCAGTATCAGCCATTCTTTCCTAATGCTTTAGCCTGGATAAACAAACTCCATCACATGCTGTGATATAAAATCAAAAGCAAACACAATAAGCGCAATGATTAGGGAAGCAGATAATACTACCATTGCACTGTGTGTAAGTTCGGCACGTGTAGGCCATGTCGTCTTATGCGCAAGTTCGTTATAACAATCCTTGCAGTATTCTAAGAATTTTGTAAATATTCTTTTCAACATATTATCTTCTTTTAGCACGGGTTGAAGGGCTCGAACCTCGACACCTGGTTTTGGAGACCAGTGCTCTACCAACTGAGCTAAACCCGTAGATAGATTCCGCTATACGGGAATCTATTTATTTTGGTATATCGAATTAATCTTCGTAAACCTCTGTAATCTGACCAGAACCTACTGTACGACCACCCTCACGGATAGCGAAACGTAGACCTGCGTTCAAAGCAACAGCGTAGATAAGTTCAACCTTGATTTCTACGTTATCACCAGGCATTACCATTTCAATTCCTTCTGGCAATGTGATTTCACCTGTACAGTCCATTGTACGGAGGTAGAACTGTGACGATACTTGTTACCGAATGGAGTATGACGACCACCTTCTTCCTTCTTCAAGATATATACAGTAGCCTTGAAGTTCTTGTAAGGCTTAATCTGGCCTGGGTGGCAAAGTACCATACCACGCTTGATTTCATTCTTATCGATACCACGGAGAAGCAAACCTACGTTATCACCAGCTTGACCTTCATCGAGAAGCTTGCGGAACATTTCCACACCAGTTACAGTAGACTTCTTGTCTTCACCAAGACCGAGCAATTCAACTTCGTCACCTACGTGGATAAACACCAGTCTCGATACGACCAGTAGCAACAGTACCACGACCTGTGATTGAGAATACGTCTTCGATAGGCATCAAGAATGGCTTATCTGTAGCACGAGGAGGCTCTTGTATCCACTCATCAACAGTGTCCATAAGCTCCATAACCTTGTCGGTCCACTTTTCAACACCGTTCAAAGCACCGAGTGCAGAACCGCGGATAATTGGAGTATCTTCCTCATATTCGTATTGTGTAAGAATTTCGCCGAGCTCCATTTCTACGAGTTCGAGCATTTCCTCATCTTCAACCATATCACACTTGTTCAAGAATACAACCAAGCGAGGTACGTTTACCTGACGAGCGAGCAATACGTGCTCACGTGTCTGAGGCATAGGACCGTCTGTAGCGGCACAAACCAAGATAGCACCGTCCATCTGAGCAGCACCAGTAACCATGTTCTTTACATAGTCGGCGTGACCAGGACAGTCTACGTGTGGCGTAGTGACGCTTTGCGGTTTCATACTCAATGTGTGAAGAGTTGATGGTAATACCACGTTCTTTTTCTTCTGGAGCGTTGTCAATCTGATCAAAAGACTTAGCTTCCTCGCCGCCAAAGCCCTTATCATGGAGGGTTTTAGAAATGGCAGCTGTCAATGTAGTCTTACCGTGGTCTACGTGACCAATTGTACCAATGTTTACGTGCGGCTTGGTACGCTGAAATGTCTCTTTAGCCATAGCTTATTGTTTAATTTATAAATGAATAATCTTTGTTTTTCTTTCTTACTCTGTAATAAAGAGAAAAGTAGAGCTGTAACTGAGAGTTGAACTCAGGACCTCTTCCTTACCAAGGAAGTGCTCTACCACTGAGCTATTACAGCAAGAGTGAGCGGAAAACGGGGCTCAAACCCGCGACCCCCAGCTTGGAAGGCTAGTGCTCTATCAACTGAGCTATTTCCGCATTTTTCCGTTTAGTCTCTGTTCTGAATTGAAAGTCGCCCAAAACGGCAAGTACCTCTCTACTTGTTGTGGGTAGTGATGGATTCGAACCACCGAAGCTAGAAGCAGCAGATTTACAGTCTGCCCATTTGGCCACTCTGGAAACTACCCAAAGTTTTCCTTTTCAGGAGAGCCTCTTGTCGGATTCGAACCAACGACCCGAGATTACAAATCACGTGCTCTGGCCAACTGAGCTAAAGAGGCGAATTGCAGCCGTTTGGCTACTCGTGTTTACAATTAGTCGTAAAACGGCTGCAAAGATACTGCTTTATTTTTTTATCCTCCAAGAAATCGAGGATATTTTTTCTTATTTTCTTTTTTTCCTTTGCCTTGATGAGCTGAACCTTCATTGCGTCCAAGCATAAATCTACCCCTTCTTCGAAGGTGTCGCAGGTTTTCTCTGCGAACAGTTTGTTCCCTGGTATTGAGACCGTCAAACTTGTAGTCTTATTCATAGCCGCAGCAGGTTTCTCAACCTTTTAATTGCACCTCAACTTTCTGAATGTCTTCGTAAGTTTTTTCAAGTTTTCTTCTCTAATTAGTTGAATTCAATTTTGTCCTAATTCTCCAGTGTGTTGATTTTTTTTTTTTTTTTAAGGTATTGTGGGTGTTCGTTATATTTTTTTTCGAAAGTTGTGTGTATTTTTCGTTGCGATATTTCTCGTGTCCGAGCTTCTTCACACTTCCAACGTTTGTGTTTGTGTTTTCGCAAACGTATGCCGTTTTCTTTTCTGTCGAGACTTTGCAAGGTTTCTTTCACCATCGTCCTTACCTGACTTGCCGTTACACGCTCACCTTTTCGGTTACGAACAGAGCATATACACTACTTCCGAATCTCGCTTCTGCAAATATGCTGTCAGCGTTGTTTCGAGTTCTTCACCAAAAGGGATAATACGTTGTTTATCGCGCTTTCCCGTTACCTTAAGCTCGTCGGTTTACGAAGTTTACATTTCATATCCAACCAACGAGTTCGGAAACTCTGACGCCTGTTGAATAGAACGTTATTATGGTACGCGCGAGTACATCTTTATATGTATCTGTCCACATCTTCGGGTCAATCAGCTGTCCATTTCCGTTTCTTTCAGAAACTGTGGCAACACTTTCTTTCTTTTAGGCCCTTGAATGTTGTAAGTAGGGTCGGTTTCAACGACTCCTCTTTTCAGTGCGTAACGATAATAGGAACGTAGGGCACTCAGCCTTCGATTTACCGAGCGGGAGCATTTCCCTTGTCCATCATTTGCTCTATCCAATCTCGGATAATGTCTGCATCAACATCTTTCCAAGACAAGTCGGCTTCCACTTTCTGAAAAACAGTTCAAACTGTTCTAAGTCCGCTCTGTAATTGTCTATTGTTTTTTGCGAATAGTTCGCTCCAAACGCAAGAATTTCAAAAAGTCTTCTATGCTCAACATCGTTGCAAATACTTAACTCTGGCAACGAAGTTACGGAATTTTCTTTGAACTACCAAATTTTCACGCAAGAATTTTACTCCTCTGCGTTGCGAAGTCGCTGTACGTAAATGGCACGTTCCATCTTCAAGCGCTTCTTAACAGAAGGTTTGTCAAACTGTTGACGAGAACGAAGTTCTTTTACAACGCCTGTTTTTTCAAACTTTCTCTTAAATTTCTTGAGTGCTCTTTCGATGTTCTCACCATCCTTAACTGGTACAATAATCATGCTTGTTTGTTTTATTTATTAATTATGTGAAACATTTGCCAAGCGGCATTACACCACTTTAGCGGGTGCAAATTACGGCTTATTTTCCTATCTACCAAATAATTGGCTGTTTTTTCTGCGTTTTAGGCATTTCGGAGGTGCTAAAATTCATTTTCTGCACCCTTTCCCTACCACCTAACAATTCACTTTAACAACCTTTCTTTGCAAGCAAATCTACTACATCTCGCACAAGCACATCGTATTGGCACCGTTTGTTTTCGCCTAAGCGCACGGCAACAACATTGTATTTGGGATAAACGAAGATGGTTTGACCGAAAAGTCCTATAGCACAAATGGCTTTACTCTTAGAGAAATTATACCAACCTAACGAGTATTTGTCTTTGTCTTCTTTCATTGCAGGCACGTACATCTGTGCTATCCAAGCAGAATCGACTATCTGCTTTCCGTTCCAATTGCCTTGATTCAGCACCAACCTGCCTATCTTTGCCAAGTCGCGAACATTGGTATTTATGCCTCCATAGCTTTTTGCATTGCGGTGTTTCTTGCTGTCGAGTGTTACGGTTGCCTGCGTCTCCATACCGAGTGGCTTCCAAAGCTTTTCGCTCAGATAATCTGCGTATTTCACACCTGTTGCACGTTCCAGCACATAGCTCAATATGGCAGTCGTCATACTGTTGTACTCGTATTTCGTTCCCGGCTCACATTTAAACTTCAATTTCTTTATCTGTTTAAAGGCATTATGCCAAATACAGCAATGCATTGAACAAAACGGATTAGAATAGTTTTCGCTATACTTCAACCAGCCTGCATATATCAGCAGATGGCGTATCGTCAGCCGCTGAAAATGCTCGTCAGCATTGCGCAGCTCCGGAACATAATCGGTAACACAGTCGTCTATGCTCCGTATTTTCCCCTCCTTCACAGCAACGCCACACATCAGCGCAGTTACCGATTTAGACACAGAAAAGATATTCGAATGACCAATTTCTTCAACCAACCATTGTAATGTTCGTACTTTATCGTCGTTTTCTGAATGATGATAAACGCCGATGCCCCACCGTCCATACAGGTATATATTCGGCAAAAGTCTTATCCTTTACAGGCTTCTTGTAATTAGCAAACGTAAGTTTCAAAGTATCTAACACACGCTGATGCAATGGCATTTCCGCAAAATGGAACACATTCTTGGCATTGTTGGCAATGGTATCGTGTGCAAACAACCGACCATCACGAATACTGGGTGCGTGCTTCACCAATGCGCGCATTTCACGAAAGACGATACACGATGTCAGCATCGCCATCAATACAAAACAAACCGCAAGCGTTAAATATCTCTTCATAAACTTGTTTTTAGTTCATTACGTTACATCAATTCAAAAGCAAAGATAGAAAAATAGGTTTTAACAACAAAATCCAACAACCCTATTAGCCTTTTCATTTTGTTAATTATATAAACAAAAATCGAATTTGTTAAAATAAAGTGTGAAACAATGGCAAGAAGGTGGGTTTTACGAACTACAAAAATATTATTCGCAAATAAGCGCAAGATTGGTGTGCAAACGTAACCTTTTAGCAGTGAAACTTTTGCGCTCATTTATGGGATATTTGTGCAACGAAACACGTATAAAATGTTCGCAAAATAAACAATAAAGGTAACATATAGAACTAAGATAGCGTTGCAAAGCTATTGTTTTGCAATGCGAAAGCGGCTCTTTTGCAATGCAAAAGCATAGGTTTGACCTGACGAAAGCGTAGGTTTTGGAAAACGGAAACGATTTTTCTTGGAAAACAACAGCATTTTTATTGTTTCGATTCTATTTCAACGATTCTGCCCAAGTTTCTGCATTAAACATTTATACACAGTTTTTAGACTTTGAGAAAGAAAATACGAAGTTCACGAAACCAAAAAAGCCAAATCAAGGGATAAAATACGTGATAACCAAAACTTTAGAGGTTTATTCTTTTGCGTTTCTGTTATTTTTCTTAACTTTGTGGCACGTGTCGGAAAACGGCACACAGAACCTTTAAAAAATAAACGTTTTATGGCACGTTGTGTGGGCAAGGACTGCAGGAAAACAGCAGTTGTCCGACACGAAGACGCTACGAAATCGGAACAAAAACAACAAATTTATGGAGAAAAATACAACAACGCTTGCAGAAATTGCGCAAGCTATGAAGAAGACAATCTTTCGGCATTCATTTTCCAAGCACCGACCGCATCAAGGCGAATACATACCCGACCATTGGAAAGGTCGCGAGTGGATTTCGGGCTTCGACGGTTCGGCAGGAACGGCAGTCGTAACCCTGAAAAGTGCTGCCCTTTGGACAGACTCACGCTACTTCATTGCTGCGGAAGAACAACTGAAAGGCACCGACTATGTGCTGATGAAGGAGCGTGTAGAGGGTACACCTACGGTTTCGGAGTGGCTTTCGAGCGAGTTTAAAGGCTGCGAAGACATTCATGTAGGCATTGATGGTTGGCTTTTCTCGGAAATTTATACTACCGAACTTATTTGGGACTTACGCGAAAGGGGCGATTTCTATGTTCATACCGACTTCGACCCATTGGAAGAGATATGGAACGACCGCCCTTCCATACCGAAAAACAAGATAGAAGTACAACCCTTGCAGTATGCAGGCGAAACAACCGAATCGAAACTGGCACGCATTCGCAAGGCGTTGGCAGAACAGCAAGCCGACGGCATATTGGTTTCGGCACTCGATGAAATAGCCTGGATACTTAATTTGCGCGGCAACGATGTGCATTGCAACCCTGTTTTCGTGTCTTACCTACTTATCGAGCCAACGAAAGCGACCCTCTTAATCGACCACGACAAGCTGACAACAGAAGTACAAAGCTATCTCGAAAAAGAGCAGATAGGAACAAGAGAGTACGACGAAATGCTATCGGCATTGCAAGAATACAACGGCAAAGCATTGCTTGTAAACAGCGACGAAATGACCCACAAGGTGTATAACGCACTCAATTGCCGCCGTGCCGTAGCTGGAACATCGCCCATTCCTGCGATGAAAGCCGTGAAGAACGAAACCGAAATAGAAGGTTTCAAGCATGCTATGCTGCGCGACGGCATAGCAATGGTGAAGTTCCTGAAGTGGCTGAAACCCGCCGTTGAAGCGGGAGGACAGACCGAAATATCGCTCGAAAAGAAACTAACATCGCTCCGTGCCGAACAAGATTTGTTCAGAGGCATATCGTTCGACACCATTGTGGGTTACGAGGCACACGGTGCTATCGTACATTACGAAGCCACACCGCAGACCGATATACCCGTAGAACCACGTGGTTTGGTGCTCATCGACAGCGGTGCACAATATCAAGACGGCACCACCGACATTACACGTACCATAGCATTGGGCGACATAACCGACGAACAACGCCGCATTTACACCCTTGTATTGAAAGGGCACATACAGCTCGACCTCTGCAAATTCCCAGACGGAGCGTGCGGTTCGCAAATAGACGCCTTTGCCCGACAAGCTATGTGGCGCGAAGGCTACAACTTTATGCACGGAACAGGGCACGGTGTGGGCAGCTATCTGAACGTGCACGAGGGGCCGCACCAAATTCGTATGGAATGGCGACCTGCACCGTTGCATGCTGGAATGACCGTTACCGACGAGCCGGGCATCTATCTTGCAGGCAAATTCGGGGTGCGCATAGAGAACACCTTATATATAAAGCCTTACAAGAAAACCGACTTTGGAACATTCCTTCAGTTTGAATCGCTCACGCTTGCACCCATCGACACTGCGGCCTATCGACTTCGACTTGCTCACCGCAGAGGAAATCGAATGGCTCAACTGCTATCACGCAAGGGTGTACGAAACGCTCTCTCCACATCTGAACGAAGAAGAAAGAGCGTGGCTTGCTGAAAATACGGCAGCCGTAAAACTGTAAATCACAACCAAAATAATAATAACAAACAATACCAACGTAATGAAGAAAATTCTGACTGCGGCACTGTTGGGTCTTTCGCTCAACAGCTTTGCCGACGACGCTCCGTTGTGGTTGCGCTTCAGTGCCATTTCGCCCGACGGACAAACCATCGCTTTTTCGTATAAAGGCGACATCTTTTCGGTTCCTGTAAACGGTGGAACAGCAAAGCAACTGACCACCAATTCTGCCTACGATGCCTACCCGGTGTGGAGTCCTGACGGGCAGAAGATAGCCTTTGCCTCTACACGCGAAGGCAGTATGGACGTCTACTTGATGGACAAGAACGGTGGTGTGCCCAAACGGCTGACTACCAACAGCGGCAACGAAACGCCAATGGCATTCACCGACAACAGCCACGTGCTGTTTACATCAGCAGGTATGCCGACGGCAAAGTCAATCTTCTTTGCTTCGGGAACATTCCCACAGACCTACGAAGTGGGTATCGACGCAAGTCGTCCACGCCTTTATTCGCCTATGACAATGTACGATGTCAGCATCAGAAGCAATGGCGACATTCTCTATCACGATGCAAAAGGCTACGAAGACAACTTCCGTAAACACCACCGTTCGCCCGTAACACGCGACATTTGGCTTTACAGCAAGGGCAACTATACCAAGCTGACCGACTTCAACGGCGAAGACCGAACACCCGTATGGGCAGGCAACGACAATGCCTACTACTATCTGAGCGAGGAAGACGGTACGTTCAATGTCTACAAGCGCAATATCGACGGCAGTAGCAAAAAGCAACTTACGTTCCACAAGAAGAATCCTGTCCGCTTCCTTACAGTGGCAAACAACGGCACATTGTGCTACGGCTACGATGGCGAAATCTACACGCTTAAAGAGGGCGAGCAGCCAAAGAAGGTGAACATAAACGTTGTTACCGACCAGATAGACAAAGACCTTGTGCGCCAAATACGCACAACGGGGGCAACCGAAATAAAACTTTCGCCAAAGGGAAAGGAAATTGCATTCGTGCTGCACGGCGATGTTTACGTTACTTCGTTAGACTACCGTACAACCAAGCAAGTAACAAACACGGCGGAACAAGAGCGCGACATCGACTTTGCACCCGACGGTAGAGGCATTGTCTACGGTTCTGAACGCAACGGAATTTGGCAGATTTACGAAACAAAGATTAAGAACAAGGCAGAAAAGAACTTCACCTATGCAACGGAATTGGTTGAAGAACGCCTGACCAACACCAACCAAACGTCGCAGATGCCGCAATACAGTCCTGACGGAAAGAAGGTGGCTTTCTTTGAAAACCGTGCATCGCTGAAGGTTTTAGACCTCAAGTCGAAAGACGTTATAACAGCGACCGACGGCAAAGACCTTTACTCTTACAGCGACGGTGATATATGGTTCTCTTGGAGTCCCGACAGTCGTTGGCTCTTAACTCCTTATATGGGCAATGCAGGTTGGAACAACCCAGACATCTCGCTCGTAGATGCTTCGGGCAAGAAAGCGCCTTTCAACCTTACACAAAGCGGCTACAACGACAACGGTGCCAAATGGGTGCTGAAAGGAAAGGCTATGTTGTT
This window encodes:
- the secE gene encoding preprotein translocase subunit SecE encodes the protein MLKRIFTKFLEYCKDCYNELAHKTTWPTRAELTHSAMVVLSASLIIALIVFAFDFISQHVMEFVYPG
- the rpsU gene encoding 30S ribosomal protein S21, which translates into the protein MIIVPVKDGENIERALKKFKRKFEKTGVVKELRSRQQFDKPSVKKRLKMERAIYVQRLRNAEE
- a CDS encoding site-specific integrase codes for the protein MDRANDGQGKCSRSVNRRLSALRSYYRYALKRGVVETDPTYNIQGPKRKKVLPQFLKETEMDS
- a CDS encoding serine hydrolase domain-containing protein, yielding MPNIYLYGRWGIGVYHHSENDDKVRTLQWLVEEIGHSNIFSVSKSVTALMCGVAVKEGKIRSIDDCVTDYVPELRNADEHFQRLTIRHLLIYAGWLKYSENYSNPFCSMHCCIWHNAFKQIKKLKFKCEPGTKYEYNSMTTAILSYVLERATGVKYADYLSEKLWKPLGMETQATVTLDSKKHRNAKSYGGINTNVRDLAKIGRLVLNQGNWNGKQIVDSAWIAQMYVPAMKEDKDKYSLGWYNFSKSKAICAIGLFGQTIFVYPKYNVVAVRLGENKRCQYDVLVRDVVDLLAKKGC